The Sandaracinus amylolyticus genomic interval AGCGGCGTCTCGAGCGATCGCGTCGTCGTCATGGACGCGCGGTGTAGCACCGAGACGCCGCGTTTGCCGCAGTGCGTCAACGCGGGGGAGCCCGCTTCCTCCGCTCGCTCACCAGCTCGCCCGCGACGCCCCAGTCGTCGGTCGCGACCTCGTCGATCACCACGAACGTCAGCGCCGGGTCCTTGCCGAGCACGCGCTGCAGCAGGTCGGTCGTGCCGCGCACGAGCTCCGCCTTCTGCTCGCGCGTGACGCCCTCGTCGGTCACCTGGATCAGCACGTACGGCATCACGACCCCACGTGGGTGAAGAGCTTGTGCACGATCGACCATCGGCCCTCGTGCCTCGCGAGCGAAAGGACGTCGACGTAGTCGAAGCCCAGCATCGCGACGCGCGTGCGCACCACGGCGACGTCGCCGATGATCTCGACCGCGGTGATGCGCATCGCGCGCGCCTCGCCGAGCGACTCCGGCGATCGCCGGTTCGCGACGACCGCGAGGTACTCGTCGAACCCGCGCTCGGAGCGCGCGCCGCGCACGACGCCGGTCAGCCGCGCGCCTGCGTGGAACGTGTGACGCAGGCGATTCGTGTCACCGTGGAACAAGCCGTCGAAGTACGTCTCGACGAGGTCGCGGATCGTGTCGTGGTCGTCCATCACCAGTGCCCCGCGCTCATGCCGCCGTCGACCGGCAGGACCACACCCGTGGTGAACGTCGCGCCGGCGAGGTGCAGCACCGCGTCCGCGATCTCCTCCGCGCTGCCGATGCGCCGCAGCGGCTGCAGCGTGCGCAGCGCGTCGCGATCGGCGCCCGCGTAGAGCGGCGTCTCGACGATGCCGGGCGCGACCGCCGACACCAGGATCTTCTTCGGCGCGAGCTCGAGCGCGAGCGCCCGCGTCAGCGCGTTGAGCCCGCCCTTGATCAGGATCGGCAGCGCCGCGGGCACGCCCGCGAGCGGCTGCAGCGCGATGCTCGCGGTCACGTTCACGACGTGACCACCTCCGTGCGCGCTCATGTGCTCGACGGCCCGCTTCGTCGCGTGGATCGCGCCGCGCAGGTTCGTCGCGAGCAGCGCGTCGAGGTCGCTCGCGGAGTACTCGACGAACGGCTTCGACAGGAACACGCCGGCGTTGTTCACCAGCACGTCGACCCGACCGAAGCGGGCCTCGGCGACCTCGAACATCCTCGCCGAGGTCGCGGGATCGGCGATGTCGCCCGCGATCGTCACGAAGCGCGCGCCCGCGTCGAGCGCGTACGCGGCTTCCTCGAGGCGCCCGTGATCGCGCGCGTTGCCCACGACGCGATCACCGCGCTGCAGGAACGCGCGCGCGACCGCGAGCCCGATGCCGCTCGACGCGCCGGTGACGACGGCGGTGATGGGAGTGTGTCTCGACATGACGTCCTCTCCGCAGCGCGATGCGTGCGCTGCACGAGAGCGAGCCTGGTCTCGCGCGCCGCTCGACGGTATGGCGCGGGCCGCACATCATTCGTTCCACGACGTCATGAATCGCAAGCTCGACGACGTGATGCTCGGGACGATCGAGCTCTTCTGCTCCGCCGCGGAGCTCGGCTCGTTCACCGCCGCCGCGCAGCGCGCGGGCGTGACCCCGGCCGCCGTGAGCCGCTCGATCTCGCGGCTCGAGGAGCGCCTCGGCGTGCGCCTCTTCGTGCGCACCACGCGCCGCATCCGCCTCACCGACGCGGGCGCGACGTACGCGCAGAGCTGCCGCCGCGCGCTCTCGCAGATCGCCGACGCCGAGCGCGACGTGAGCGGCCGGCAGAGCACGCCGACCGGTCTCGTGCGCGTCAGCGTGCCGACGACCTACGGCCACCATCGCCTGCTGCCACGCCTGCCCGCGTTCCGCGCGCGCCATCCCGGCGTGCGCGTCGACGTCCACGTCAGCAACCGCAACGTCACGTTCGCGCACGACGACTACGACGTCGCGATCCGCGTGCGCGCGCAGCGCGACTCGTCGCTGGTCGTGCGCAAGCTCGAGGACGCGGAGCTCGTGCTCGTCGCGTCACCCGCGTACCTCGCGCGCGCCGGCACGCCCCGCTGCGCCGACGATCTGCACGCGCACGAGTGCATCCAGTTCGAGCTGCCGAGCAGCGGGCGCCACATCCCGTGGCCGCTGCGCATCGACGGCACCGACGTCGAGGTCGAGACGCGCGGCAGCTACGCGTGCTCCGACGACGTGCTCGGCGGCGTCACGCTCGCGCTCGCGGGCGCGGGCATCTTCCAGACGTATCGCTTCGTGGTGGAGCAGCCGCTCGCGGAGGGACGTCTCGTCGAGGTGCTGCCCGCGCTGCGTGGCCCCTCGCGACCCTTCAACCTGCTCCATCCCCACGGGCGCCGTCTCCCCACGCGGGTGCGCGCGTTCATCGACTTCCTGCTCGAGGACCGGCGCGACTCGTGACCGTGATCGCGGTGCGTACATACCCGCACCGTGATTCTCGACCCCGTTCCCGGAAGCGACGAAGAGCGCCTCCGCTTCGCGCAGCTGCAGAGCCGCCTCGGGCCGATGTTCCGCGACGTGTTCAGCCACCCGGCCGCGCCGCGCACCATCGTCGTCGTCCCGAGCATGAGCCTCGACACCGACGTGCTCGCGAAGATCTCCGGCGCGCAGCACTATGAGGAGCGGCAGCTCGGGATGCTCATGTTCCTGCGCCTGCCGCGCACGCGCATCGTCTACGTGACGAGCCAGCCGATCGCGCCCGTGATCATCGACTACTACCTGAACCTCCTCGGCGGCGTGCCCGCGAGCCACGCGCGCAAGCGCCTCGTGATGCTCTCGGCGTACGACGGCGCGCCGCGCGCGCTCAGCGACAAGATCCTCGAGCGCCCGCGCCTGCTCGCGCGCATCCGCGAGGCGATCGGTGATCCGAAGCTCGCGCACCTCTCGTGCTTCAACACGACGGATCGCGAGCGCACGCTCGCAGTGCAGCTCGACATCCCGCTCTACGGCTGCGATCCCGCGCTCTCGCCGCTCGGCAGCAAGTCGGGCAGCCGCACGATCTTCCGCGAGGCCGGCGTGCCGTGCCCGAAGGGCTACGAGAACCTGCGCGACGTGCACGACGTCGCGGCGGCGATCGCGGCGATGCGTCGCGAAGAGCCCGCGCTGCGGCGCGTGGTCGTGAAGCTCGAAGAAGGATTCTCCGGCGAGGGCAACGCGATCCTCGAGCTCGACGAGGCACCGAGCGAGCTCGGCACGATCGAGCACTGGCTGCGCGACGCGCTCGTGCAGAAGCTGCGCTGCGAGGCCGCGGGCGAGACGCCCGAGACGTTCTTCGCGAAGTTCGCCGGGATGGGCGGCATCGTCGAGGCGTGGATCGAGGGCGAGGTGAAGCGCTCACCGTCGGTGCAGCTGCGCGTGACGCCGACCTCCGGGCTCGAGCTGATCTCGACGCACGATCAAGTGCTCGGCGGACCGAGCGGCCAGGTGTTCCTCGGCAGCACGTTCCCCGCCGACGGCGCGTACCGCGCGGCGCTTCACGAGGCAGGTCGACGCATCGGCGAGGTGCTGCGCGCGCGCGGCGTGCTGGGTCGCTTCGCCGTCGACTTCGTCGCGGTCTGGCGCGACGGCGCGTGGGACCTCGCGGCGATCGAGATCAACCTGCGCAAGGGCGGCACCACGCTGCCGTTCCAGATGCTGCAGTTCCTGACGGACGGCCGCTACGACGAGGCGAGCGGCGAGTTCGTCACGCCGCTCGGCCAGCCGCGCTGCTACTACGCGACCGACAACCTCGTGCGCCCCGAGTACCGGCGCTTCATCCCCGAGGATCTCGTCGACGTGCTGGTCGAGAACGGCCTGCACTTCGACGAGACCACGCAGGAGGGCGTCGTCTTCAACCTGATCGGTGCGCTCTCCGAGCACGGCAAGCTCGGCCTCGTGTGCATCGCGCGGGACCACGAGACCGCGCTCGCGCTCTACGAGCGCACCATGCACATCCTCGACGCCGAAGCCTCGCGCTCCGTCGAGCCTCCGCGATGACGCTTGACGCCGATCGCGGCGGCCGCGCATCGTCCGCCGATGCGAATCTCTCCAACCATCCGAACCTCGGTTGTCGTTCTCCTGCTCGCGCTCGCGAGCGCCTGCGGCGGTGACGACGACGGGCCCGGTGGCGGCGGGTCGGGCGACGCGGGCCCTCCCGACTCCGGTGAGCCCACGTGCCGCGGCGTCGCCGACAGCTGCGATCTCTTCGCCGGCCACTGCGAAGATCAGGACGGCTGCTTCCCCGACGGCGAGTGCTCCGGTGTGCCGCGCTCGTGCTCGGCGATCTTCACCCCGGGCGAGTGCGGCGGCATGGACGGCTGCGACTGGAGCGACGGCAGGTGCTCCGGGTTCCCGGCCGCGTGCAGCACGAAGGTCGGCGAGGGGAGCTGCGCGTTCCAGCTCGACTGCGTGTGGACCGACGGCTGTCAGGGCAGGCCGCTCGACTGCGACTTCCGAGCGACCGAGTCCGAGTGCCTCCGGGCCGAAGGCTGTCGCTGGGAGTGACGGCGAACGAGGCGGCGATCACCCAGGATCGCCGCCTCGAGTCGATCACGGCGTGAGCGTCGCGTTCAGCGTGAACTCGCCGTGCTCGCCGCTCCAGAACGAGTCGACGATCACGTAGTACGTGCCCGCGGTGGTCGCGGTGTACGTGAGCGTCTCGGCCATCGCGCGCTCGTTCGCGTCGACGCCCGCGACGCACGACGCCGCGGTGTCGCACACGCTCGCCGCCCCCGGGCCGCGCAGCGAGAGCGCGAGGTTGTGCTCGGTCGGCGTCGCGGTGACGGTGAGCGTCTGTCCCGCGGTGAGCGCGATCGAGTACGCGACGTCGGGGCCCTGCTGCTCCGAGGTCACGCACGGCGTCGCCGCGGTGTACTGCGTGAGCGCGCCGAGCGTGGTGCCGGTGACCGGCGTGCCGGGCGTCAGCGGGATCGCGGCGGCGCAGGTGTCGTTCGCCGGGATCGGCTCGCACGACGCGCCGTCGACGCAGGTCTCGCCGTCGCCGCAGCCGCGCACCGCGCGCGTGCTGTCGTAGCAGTCGGGATCGAACACGCCGCACTCGCAGTCGCAGTACGTGCCGTCCTCGTAGCGATCGCCGCTGCAGGTCCAGTCGATCGGATAACGCGGCGAGCAGAAGCCCTCGGGCGGCCAGCCGGCGGTGATCGTGTAGCAGCGCTCGAACACCGCGAGGTTGCAGTCGGAGTCCTCGTCGCAGGTGGGCTTGCACTCGCGATCGTTGCGGTCGTGGATGTCGCACACGCCGCGCACGAACCCGCCCTCGTCGATCGCGCAGAAGCCCGCGCCCTCGGCGCAGGTCTCGCCGATGTCGGCCTCGGGATCCCAGTCCTCCAGCTCCGAGACGCACACGTCGACGTTGTTCGGGCCGAACGAGCACACGCCGACGTCGCACGCGTCGCCGGTCGCGCGATCGCAGCGCTCCTTGCACGCGCCGTCGATGCGGATGATCTCCTGGTTCGGCACCCCGACGCAGACCTCGCCCGGGAAGCAGCCTTCGACCGGCAGGTCCTCGTAGCAGTCGGGATCGATCGGGCCGCAGCGGCAGTCGCAGGTCTCGCCGTCGTGGTAGGCCTCCGTCGCGCACGTCCAGCCCTCGGGCGCGAACGTGCGATCGAACTCCACGTCCTCGACGACGAGGCAGCGCCCGCCGGGCACCGGCACCGACATCAGCGTCGGGCCCTCGATCGTCACCTCGATCAGCCGCGCGCCGGTGAGCGAGCCCGCGAGGCGCATCTCGAAGGGATCCGAGGTGATCTCGAGCGAGCCCTCGGTGACGAAGAAGCCGCGCGTCCGGTCGGTGCCGTGCCACGCCTGCACGCAGTGCGCGCAGCTCTCGTGGTTCGAGTCGGGACCGGTGCTCACGTCGAACGTGCCGACGTACTCGGTGTCGCCGTAGCGATAGAACTGGATCGACAGGTCGTAGGTGTCGCCGTCGACCTGCGGGACGAGCCGCGCGAGATAGCCGATCGACACGTCGTCGAGCCCCTCGAGCGTCCACGTCGTCGCGCGCACCGGGATGCACTCGTCCGCGCCGCCCGCGTCGCTGGTGCTCCCCGCGTCGCCCCCGCCGCCGTCGATCCCGGCGTCGCTCGCTCCCGCGTCGTCCGTGCCGCTCGTGTCGTCGTCACCGCAGGCCGTCGCGAGGACCGCCAGCGCGCCCAGGAAGGAAAGTGTCGATGCTCGCATGGCTCCAGGATCGCATTGGAGCGACGCGAGCGCGTCCGTCACGGCGGAAACGACGGTTTGCCGTTCCGGGGGCGTTTCGTGTGATGATGGGCGCGCTGCATGTTCCTGAAATCGCGCTGGCGCTCGGAGCGCTTGGGGGGCGAGGCCACGCTGGCTCGCTGGGGTCACTACGGACAACCGGTGCTCGTCTTCCCCACCGCGGGGGGCGACGCGGAGGAGATCGAGCGCTGGCAATTGATCCGCGCGCTCGAGCCGCTGATCACGGCCGGGAAGATCAAAGTCTACTCGTGCGACTCGGTCGCCGGGCGCGTGTGGTTCGGGAAGGAGGGCACTCCCGAGCACCGCATGTGGATGATGAACCAGTACCACCAATACGTGAAACACGAGGTGGTCCCGGCGATCCGCATGGACTGCAAGAGCGACGACGTCGCGATCTGGGCGGCCGGCGCGTCGATCGGCGCGTTCCACTCGGTCGCTGCGGTGTGTCGCTTCCCGGATCTCTTCCACCGCGCGATCGCGATGAGCGGCACGTACGACCTGATGCGCTTCAGCGAGGCGCAGCAGTACAGCGAGCACTATTTCGTCAGCTCGCCGCTGCAGTTCGTGCCGACGCTCGAGGGCCTCCACCTCGACGTGCTGAAGCAGCGCTTCGTGCTGCTCGCGACGGGCGCGGGACGCGCGGAGAACGTCGGAGAGAGCTGGGCGATGGCGAACGTGCTCGGCGCCAAGGGCATCCCCAACCGCGTCGACGACTGGGGCCCCGACTGGCACCACGACTGGCCCACGTGGCGGGTGATGCTGCCCAAGTACCTCGAGGAGGCGCTGCGATGAACGAGACGCGCACGCACAAGAAGGTCGAGGGCGAGCTCGAGGGCGAAGCGCGCCGCCAATTCACGCGCGCGCTCCTCACCGATCTGCGCGCGCTCGAGCGCATGCTCGAGTCCGGCGCGTTCGAGACCGGCGTGCCGCGCATCGGCGCGGAGCAGGAGCTCTTCCTCGTCGACCGCAGCTATCACCCCGCGCCCGGCGCGATGAAGGTGATGGAGCGCATCGACGATCCGCACTTCACGACCGAGCTCGGCCTCTTCAACCTCGAGATGAACGCGGACCCGCAGCCCTTCGCGGGCGATGGCCTCGCGAAGATGGAAGCGCAGCTGGTGCACCTCTTCGAGAAGGTGCGCGGCGTGACCGATCAGCTCGACATGATGCCGGTGCTGATCGGCATCCTGCCGACGATCCGGAAGAACGATCTCGGCATCGAGAAC includes:
- a CDS encoding esterase family protein, whose translation is MLVFPTAGGDAEEIERWQLIRALEPLITAGKIKVYSCDSVAGRVWFGKEGTPEHRMWMMNQYHQYVKHEVVPAIRMDCKSDDVAIWAAGASIGAFHSVAAVCRFPDLFHRAIAMSGTYDLMRFSEAQQYSEHYFVSSPLQFVPTLEGLHLDVLKQRFVLLATGAGRAENVGESWAMANVLGAKGIPNRVDDWGPDWHHDWPTWRVMLPKYLEEALR
- a CDS encoding tautomerase family protein is translated as MPYVLIQVTDEGVTREQKAELVRGTTDLLQRVLGKDPALTFVVIDEVATDDWGVAGELVSERRKRAPPR
- a CDS encoding peptide ligase PGM1-related protein; the protein is MILDPVPGSDEERLRFAQLQSRLGPMFRDVFSHPAAPRTIVVVPSMSLDTDVLAKISGAQHYEERQLGMLMFLRLPRTRIVYVTSQPIAPVIIDYYLNLLGGVPASHARKRLVMLSAYDGAPRALSDKILERPRLLARIREAIGDPKLAHLSCFNTTDRERTLAVQLDIPLYGCDPALSPLGSKSGSRTIFREAGVPCPKGYENLRDVHDVAAAIAAMRREEPALRRVVVKLEEGFSGEGNAILELDEAPSELGTIEHWLRDALVQKLRCEAAGETPETFFAKFAGMGGIVEAWIEGEVKRSPSVQLRVTPTSGLELISTHDQVLGGPSGQVFLGSTFPADGAYRAALHEAGRRIGEVLRARGVLGRFAVDFVAVWRDGAWDLAAIEINLRKGGTTLPFQMLQFLTDGRYDEASGEFVTPLGQPRCYYATDNLVRPEYRRFIPEDLVDVLVENGLHFDETTQEGVVFNLIGALSEHGKLGLVCIARDHETALALYERTMHILDAEASRSVEPPR
- a CDS encoding LysR family transcriptional regulator — its product is MNRKLDDVMLGTIELFCSAAELGSFTAAAQRAGVTPAAVSRSISRLEERLGVRLFVRTTRRIRLTDAGATYAQSCRRALSQIADAERDVSGRQSTPTGLVRVSVPTTYGHHRLLPRLPAFRARHPGVRVDVHVSNRNVTFAHDDYDVAIRVRAQRDSSLVVRKLEDAELVLVASPAYLARAGTPRCADDLHAHECIQFELPSSGRHIPWPLRIDGTDVEVETRGSYACSDDVLGGVTLALAGAGIFQTYRFVVEQPLAEGRLVEVLPALRGPSRPFNLLHPHGRRLPTRVRAFIDFLLEDRRDS
- a CDS encoding pre-peptidase C-terminal domain-containing protein, producing the protein MRASTLSFLGALAVLATACGDDDTSGTDDAGASDAGIDGGGGDAGSTSDAGGADECIPVRATTWTLEGLDDVSIGYLARLVPQVDGDTYDLSIQFYRYGDTEYVGTFDVSTGPDSNHESCAHCVQAWHGTDRTRGFFVTEGSLEITSDPFEMRLAGSLTGARLIEVTIEGPTLMSVPVPGGRCLVVEDVEFDRTFAPEGWTCATEAYHDGETCDCRCGPIDPDCYEDLPVEGCFPGEVCVGVPNQEIIRIDGACKERCDRATGDACDVGVCSFGPNNVDVCVSELEDWDPEADIGETCAEGAGFCAIDEGGFVRGVCDIHDRNDRECKPTCDEDSDCNLAVFERCYTITAGWPPEGFCSPRYPIDWTCSGDRYEDGTYCDCECGVFDPDCYDSTRAVRGCGDGETCVDGASCEPIPANDTCAAAIPLTPGTPVTGTTLGALTQYTAATPCVTSEQQGPDVAYSIALTAGQTLTVTATPTEHNLALSLRGPGAASVCDTAASCVAGVDANERAMAETLTYTATTAGTYYVIVDSFWSGEHGEFTLNATLTP
- a CDS encoding SDR family NAD(P)-dependent oxidoreductase, producing the protein MSRHTPITAVVTGASSGIGLAVARAFLQRGDRVVGNARDHGRLEEAAYALDAGARFVTIAGDIADPATSARMFEVAEARFGRVDVLVNNAGVFLSKPFVEYSASDLDALLATNLRGAIHATKRAVEHMSAHGGGHVVNVTASIALQPLAGVPAALPILIKGGLNALTRALALELAPKKILVSAVAPGIVETPLYAGADRDALRTLQPLRRIGSAEEIADAVLHLAGATFTTGVVLPVDGGMSAGHW
- a CDS encoding nuclear transport factor 2 family protein, whose amino-acid sequence is MDDHDTIRDLVETYFDGLFHGDTNRLRHTFHAGARLTGVVRGARSERGFDEYLAVVANRRSPESLGEARAMRITAVEIIGDVAVVRTRVAMLGFDYVDVLSLARHEGRWSIVHKLFTHVGS